The Phyllopteryx taeniolatus isolate TA_2022b chromosome 7, UOR_Ptae_1.2, whole genome shotgun sequence genome has a segment encoding these proteins:
- the sft2d2a gene encoding SFT2 domain containing 2a, whose amino-acid sequence MDKLKSVLSGEETRRDNRTVLETVNEASTLGWGTRVKGFIACFVLGGVCAILGVCLLFLPRIGLILFIVFYTFGNICALCSTMFLLGPMKQLKRMCDKTRALATTIMITCLVLTLCAVFWWKNFGLALFFVILQVLSFAWYSLSYIPFVRDAILRLVAMCMK is encoded by the exons ATGGATAAACTCAAGTCGGTTTTAAGCGGCGAGGAGACGCGCAGAGATAACAGAACAGTTTTAGAG accgTGAACGAGGCGTCCACCCTGGGCTGGGGGACTCGCGTGAAAGGATTCATCGCCTGTTTTGTGCTCGGCGGAGTGTGCGCCATCCTC GgtgtttgtttacttttccTCCCCAGGATCGGCCTCATCCTCTTCATTGTCTTTTACACGTTTGGCAACATTTGTGCTTTGTGcag CACCATGTTCCTGCTGGGCCCCATGAAGCAGCTGAAGAGGATGTGTGACAAGACCAGAGCGCTGGCCACCACCATCATGATC ACTTGTCTTGTGTTGACGCTGTGCGCCGTTTTCTGG TGGAAAAATTTTGGCCTGGCGTTGTTTTTCGTCATCCTGCAAGTGTTGTCGTTCGCCTG GTACAGCCTTTCGTACATCCCGTTTGTCAG GGACGCCATCTTGAGATTGGTGGCCATGTGCATGAAATAA
- the tmem45a gene encoding transmembrane protein 45A, which yields MGSFKGHALPGTFFLLGGIWWTAKYSLWHAIRRNKSIGSTRLSGRAAHRRLEVVESSLVLFFSLVGMLAEQFLNDGPRLRLYDFAENHWKDLMNWQHATMYLFFGLAGCVSLIVHTTEAAPLALDRMLMAIAFFNEGFLFLYHLHGRTMLDVHFHILLLYAVFGGAVVAFLELFHRGNILLELLRCALTLLQGSWFWQIGYVLYPPSGAQWDPKDHNNVMFITMCYSWHLAFAMLGVGLLYCLVSCAVRSRLKKTPAVEMGLLKRSDKDLESEDEVV from the exons ATGGGGAGCTTCAAGGGCCACGCGCTTCCCGGGACCTTCTTCCTGCTGGGCGGCATCTGGTGGACGGCCAAGTACTCGCTATGGCACGCCATCCGCCGAAACAAGAGCATCGGCTCTACCCGGCTGAGCGGCAGAGCGGCACACCGCCGCCTGGAGGTCGTCGAAAGCTCGCTTGTACTCTTCTTCTCGTTAGTGG GGATGCTAGCCGAGCAGTTCTTAAACGACGGGCCGCGACTCAGGCTGTACGACTTTGCGGAGAACCACTGGAAAGACCTGATGAACTGGCAACACGCCACCATGTACCTCTTCTTCGGCCTGGCGGGATGCGTGTCCTTAATCGTACATACTACAGAGGCCGCGCCCCTCGCCCTGGACAGGATGTTGATGGCTATCGCCTTCTTTAACGAGG GGTTCCTCTTCCTCTACCACCTCCACGGCCGGACTATGTTGGACGTGCACTTCCATATCCTCCTGCTCTACGCCGTCTTCGGGGGGGCCGTGGTGGCCTTCCTGGAGCTTTTCCACAGAGGCAACATCCTCCTGGAGCTGCTGCGCTGCGCCCTGACTTTGCTGCAGGGGAGCTGGTTCTGGCAG ATTGGCTACGTGCTCTACCCTCCCAGCGGTGCCCAGTGGGACCCCAAGGACCACAACAACGTGATGTTCATCACCATGTGCTACTCGTGGCACCTGGCCTTCGCCATGCTGGGCGTCGGCCTGCTCTACTGCCTGGTCAGCTG CGCGGTGCGCTCCCGGCTTAAGAAGACCCCCGCGGTGGAAATGGGCCTGCTAAAGCGCAGTGATAAGGACCTCGAGTCGGAGGATGAGGTGGTGTGA
- the lnp1 gene encoding leukemia NUP98 fusion partner 1 isoform X1 yields the protein MSLRLLPAIIMDDEDDDGNFTKWMSSYWGHGAEGCGGGGGGGAGGGGHSRERKRSFRRPAKTRVDRRASLPTVSQLDAMKLNRLHAATTAPAPSHAKSREEKGEVRPHQGARRTPSDDNGRPKSAVPENRIGTIPELAESFQNRLCLQDNCSLSLNDDAKLCLLCHDNKYKSGGGGGGGGVQEPHCAHAFHKEAARRSGPCGPLGDGGEMAAACLVRSLLSGRRRSADETQQQQQQYTFRRQLSLRRHR from the exons ATGTCGCTGAGGCTCCTGCCCGCCATCATCATggacgacgaggacgacgacggCAACTTCACCAAGTGGATGAGCAGCTATTGGGGACACGGAGCTGAAGGATGTGGcggtggaggtggaggaggtgcAGGAGGTGGAGGACACTCGCGCGAAAGGAAGCGAAGTTTTAGGAGACCTGCCAAGACCAGAGTTGATAGAAGGGCATCACTTCCCACTGTG TCTCAGCTAGACGCCATGAAGCTGAACCGGTTGCACGCCGCCACCACGGCGCCGGCGCCAAGCCACGCCAAGAGCCGAGAGGAGAAGGGGGAGGTCAGACCCCACCAGGGGGCTCGGCGGACCCCTTCGGACGACAACGGACGCCCCAAGTCGGCCGTCCCGGAGAACCGCATCGGCACGATCCCGGAGCTGGCAGAATCCTTCCAAAATAGACTTTGTCTTCAAGATAACTGCAGCTTGTCACTG aacGACGACGCCAAGCTGTGTCTGCTGTGTCATGACAACAAGTACaaaagcggcggcggcggcggcggcgggggcgtTCAAGAGCCGCACTGTGCACACGCCTTCCACAAGGAG GCCGCGCGCAGGTCCGGGCCGTGCGGCCCGCTCGGCGATGGCGGCGAGATGGCGGCGGCCTGCCTGGTGAGGAGTCTCCTGAGCGGCAGGAGGAGGTCGGCGGACGAgacacaacagcagcagcagcagtacacGTTCCGGCGGCAGCTTTCTCTGCGCAGGCACCGCTAA
- the lnp1 gene encoding leukemia NUP98 fusion partner 1 isoform X2, which translates to MSLRLLPAIIMDDEDDDGNFTKWMSSYWGHGAEGCGGGGGGGAGGGGHSRERKRSFRRPAKTRVDRRASLPTVSQLDAMKLNRLHAATTAPAPSHAKSREEKGEVRPHQGARRTPSDDNGRPKSAVPENRIGTIPELAESFQNRLCLQDNCSLSLNDDAKLCLLCHDNKYKSGGGGGGGGVQEPHCAHAFHKEVKLYAIHFQIELAGRPYS; encoded by the exons ATGTCGCTGAGGCTCCTGCCCGCCATCATCATggacgacgaggacgacgacggCAACTTCACCAAGTGGATGAGCAGCTATTGGGGACACGGAGCTGAAGGATGTGGcggtggaggtggaggaggtgcAGGAGGTGGAGGACACTCGCGCGAAAGGAAGCGAAGTTTTAGGAGACCTGCCAAGACCAGAGTTGATAGAAGGGCATCACTTCCCACTGTG TCTCAGCTAGACGCCATGAAGCTGAACCGGTTGCACGCCGCCACCACGGCGCCGGCGCCAAGCCACGCCAAGAGCCGAGAGGAGAAGGGGGAGGTCAGACCCCACCAGGGGGCTCGGCGGACCCCTTCGGACGACAACGGACGCCCCAAGTCGGCCGTCCCGGAGAACCGCATCGGCACGATCCCGGAGCTGGCAGAATCCTTCCAAAATAGACTTTGTCTTCAAGATAACTGCAGCTTGTCACTG aacGACGACGCCAAGCTGTGTCTGCTGTGTCATGACAACAAGTACaaaagcggcggcggcggcggcggcgggggcgtTCAAGAGCCGCACTGTGCACACGCCTTCCACAAGGAGGTGAAGCTTTACGCTATTCACTTTCAAATAGAGCTTGCAGGACGACCTTATTCTTGA
- the tomm70a gene encoding mitochondrial import receptor subunit TOM70, with translation MAASKPVEPQSGTGLPRWQLALLVGAPIVLGVGAVYLWNRSRATGRPGKGSGERITPEGSASPEQGQDGASRANREPENLSPLDRAQAAKNKGNKYFKAAKYENAIQCYTEAIALCPSEQKSDLSTFYQNRAAAYEQQMKWTEVVQDCSQAVKLNPRYVKALFRRAKALEKLDNKKECLEDVTAVCILEAFQNQQSMLLADKVLKQLGKEKAKNKYKNREPMMPSPQFIKSYFGSFTDDIISQPLQKGEKKDEDKDKEGEASEVTASSGYLKAKHYMEEENYDKIISECTKEVDSEGRYTAEALLLRATFYLLIGNATAAQPDLDRVINMQEANVKLRANALIKRGSMYMQQQQPMLSTQDFNMAAEIDTRNPDVYHHRGQLKILLDQVDEAVGDFDECILLRPDSALAQAQKCFALYRQAYTGNNPSQVQIAMDGFEDVIRRFPKCAEGYALYAQALTDQQQFGKADEMYDKCIELEADNATTYVHKGLLQLQWKQDLDLGLDLISKAIEIDNKCDFAYETMGTIEVQRGNLDKAIEMFNKAINLAKSEMEMAHLYSLCDAAYAQTEVARKYGLKPPTL, from the exons ATGGCTGCCTCCAAGCCAGTCGAGCCACAGTCCGGCACCGGCCTCCCCCGTTGGCAGCTGGCTCTGCTGGTCGGCGCCCCCATCGTGCTCGGGGTGGGAGCCGTGTACCTGTGGAACCGCAGCAGGGCGACGGGACGGCCGGGGAAAGGCAGCGGCGAGCGGATAACACCAGAAGGCAGCGCCAGTCCGGAGCAGGGCCAAGACGGCGCCTCGCGAGCCAACCGGGAGCCGGAGAACTTG AGTCCTTTGGATCGGGCCCAAGCAGCAAAGAACAAAGGCAACAAATACTTCAAGGCAGCCAAGTACGAAAACGCCATCCAGTGTTACACCGAGGCCATCGCGCTCTGCCCCTCCGAGCAGAAGAGCGACCTGTCGACATTCTACCAGAACCGAGCAGCGGCCTACGAGCAGCAG ATGAAATGGACCGAGGTGGTGCAAGACTGCTCGCAGGCGGTAAAGCTCAACCCACGCTATGTCAAGGCTCTCTTCAGGAGGGCCAAAGCTCTGGAGAAACTGGACAACAAGAAGGAGTGCTTGGAAG ATGTCACTGCTGTGTGTATCCTGGAAGCCTTCCAGAACCAGCAGAGTATGCTGCTGGCGGACAAAGTGCTCAAGCAGCTAGGAAAGGAGAAggccaaaaacaaatacaag AACCGCGAGCCGATGATGCCATCTCCCCAGTTCATCAAGTCCTACTTCGGCTCTTTCACTGATGACATCATCTCGCAGCCGCTGCAGAAGGGCGAGAAGAAGGACGAGGACAAGGACAAGGAGGGCGAGGCCTCTGAGGTCACAGCGAG CTCGGGCTACCTGAAGGCCAAGCACTACATGGAGGAGGAGAACTACGACAAGATCATTAGCGAGTGCACCAAGGAGGTGgactcggagggccgctacaccGCCGAGGCGCTGCTTCTGCGCGCCACCTTCTACCTGTTGATCGGCAACGCCACCGCCGCTCAACCCGACTTGGACCGCGTCATCAACATGCAGGAGGCCAACGTCAAG CTGCGAGCCAACGCTCTCATCAAGCGCGGGAGCATGTACATGCAGCAACAGCAGCCCATGCTCTCCACGCAAGACTTCAACATGGCGGCGGAGATTGACACCCGCAACCCTGACGTGTACCACCACAGGGGGCAG CTGAAGATCCTGCTGGACCAGGTAGACGAGGCTGTGGGGGACTTTGACGAGTGCATCCTGCTCAGGCCCGACTCTGCTCTCGCCCAGGCACAGAAATGCTTCGCTCTA TACAGGCAAGCGTACACTGGCAACAACCCATCACAAGTCCAGATCGCcatggacggcttcgaggacgTTATCAGAAGGTTCCCCAAGTGTGCTGAGGGCTACGCACTATACGCTCAG GCTTTGACCGATCAGCAGCAGTTCGGAAAGGCAGACGAGATGTACGACAAGTGTATTGAACTGGAAGCAGACAACGCCACTACATATGTCCACAAGGG TTTATTACAGCTCCAGTGGAAGCAAGACCTGGACCTGGGTCTGGACCTCATCAGCAAGGCCATCGAGATTGACAACAAATGCGACTTTGCCTACGAAACAATGGGAACAATCGAAGTTCAAAG GGGCAATTTGGACAAAGCGATAGAGATGTTCAACAAGGCCATCAATTTAGCCAAGTCGGAGATGGAGATGGCGCACTTGTACTCGCTGTGCGACGCGGCGTATGCCCAGACGGAGGTCGCCAGGAAGTACGGCCTCAAGCCCCCGACGCTCTAA